The proteins below come from a single Candidatus Neomarinimicrobiota bacterium genomic window:
- a CDS encoding oligosaccharide repeat unit polymerase — protein MKNNNSGTIHANDWNIDLKLVFMLPLVLVAVLIWMPNEWLLESSLLCISIFAYILITYKYRLIYGFSGIRIISIPSAVIATYTVFIAIPSIYILMIRDHQNESAYFYSILLFYYLFPAGLFLGQLYRKIDVPRAWSILGSKVETDKGDNIFYEMGLILFSICVLILGLYLLRVDQIPLIEVLKNPGGNAKFALMREDALKTLHMTIVEKYLFHWLRSLFIPFGIVSTLFLTNFYKLKKYKLLFVSFFILGLFVNSLTLEKSPLAAIFLSIAAYIFLKRTKIKPYFILMLLVIILSGPVLISYFLFADRPDVYKVLLWSYINRILVTPAEVLFYYFQFFPERHEFLLGRSTQLFSWMTAEGLFNVSNYVAKLWWKMPTTTGSANAHYLGLYWASFGWWGTTLATLFFGFITHIFHWKILDVAKYRKNIIYITSIAVAIPNFTFGFFSSNFTILFFTKGLVVLIGFLMVFEYLKTSNNTKASVLLRNLFIPWLRSKKLTNGAE, from the coding sequence ATGAAAAACAATAATAGCGGCACCATTCATGCTAATGATTGGAATATTGATCTAAAATTAGTTTTCATGCTTCCTCTGGTTTTGGTTGCAGTATTGATTTGGATGCCCAATGAATGGCTATTAGAATCCTCACTGCTTTGCATCAGTATTTTTGCTTACATCTTGATCACCTATAAGTATCGTCTTATCTACGGCTTTTCCGGAATAAGGATAATCTCAATCCCATCAGCGGTCATAGCCACGTATACTGTGTTTATTGCCATCCCATCTATATATATACTCATGATTCGGGATCATCAGAATGAATCAGCATATTTCTATTCAATATTATTGTTTTATTACTTGTTCCCGGCAGGACTATTTCTAGGGCAACTCTATCGAAAAATAGACGTTCCTAGAGCATGGTCTATTTTAGGGTCAAAAGTTGAGACAGATAAGGGCGATAACATTTTTTATGAAATGGGGTTAATACTGTTTTCAATCTGTGTTTTGATTCTTGGTCTGTACCTTTTGCGTGTTGATCAAATCCCGCTTATTGAAGTGCTGAAGAATCCTGGCGGAAACGCAAAATTTGCACTAATGCGTGAGGATGCATTAAAAACCCTTCACATGACCATTGTTGAGAAGTATCTATTTCATTGGCTACGTTCGCTCTTCATCCCCTTTGGTATTGTGAGCACCTTGTTTTTGACAAATTTCTATAAGCTGAAAAAGTATAAATTGTTGTTTGTGTCTTTTTTTATTTTAGGCCTCTTTGTGAATTCGCTCACACTTGAGAAATCACCACTGGCAGCAATATTTTTGTCCATCGCTGCTTATATATTTCTCAAGAGGACAAAAATAAAACCCTATTTCATCCTGATGCTTCTCGTGATTATCCTGTCTGGTCCAGTTCTCATATCCTATTTTCTTTTTGCAGATAGACCAGATGTTTATAAGGTTCTCTTGTGGTCATATATCAATAGAATATTGGTTACCCCTGCTGAAGTACTCTTTTACTATTTTCAGTTCTTTCCAGAAAGGCACGAATTTCTATTGGGAAGATCAACCCAGTTGTTCTCCTGGATGACTGCTGAGGGTCTTTTCAATGTCTCAAATTATGTCGCTAAATTATGGTGGAAAATGCCTACCACCACGGGGTCAGCAAATGCTCATTATCTGGGTTTGTATTGGGCAAGCTTTGGTTGGTGGGGTACAACTTTGGCAACTTTATTTTTTGGATTCATTACACATATTTTTCACTGGAAAATATTAGATGTGGCGAAGTATCGAAAAAATATCATCTACATCACCTCAATTGCAGTAGCCATCCCAAATTTCACTTTCGGATTCTTTAGTTCAAATTTTACAATATTGTTTTTCACTAAAGGTTTAGTTGTTCTTATCGGTTTCCTGATGGTTTTTGAATATTTAAAAACCTCAAACAATACTAAGGCATCAGTTTTATTGCGTAATTTATTTATTCCTTGGCTGAGGTCTAAAAAACTGACCAATGGGGCTGAGTAG
- a CDS encoding DUF2851 family protein, producing MDYQEVLLQQDAIAEGSQFNWNTQEKDLVKWWLRQGEQIVDLRTVDGERLIILDSGQCNDGHGPDIFRSRILLDDFEMSGDVEMHITAGDWYVHGHQNDERYHDVILHVILEGDAGPDIPTLKVDRKYLGAGRCLSGRQITEEELIGHAFFRFREKQTHLKVLALEGQGYSPLFLGMIEIIMAGGSRFQWLHQAASVLGLKLWPDCRTWEGSNLSYPARSSKSWLLSRIMLAPQLFLPEDWLSLPQDSWSHVFVEMQGFGLSQNQCLEWLVNILAPFMGDDRGFALWQRMKIFRHYGLEKKMLPRLGLSKITCVAEQQGLLAWKKIYCSKGPCSKCPLIQYHHTLTHIN from the coding sequence ATGGATTATCAAGAAGTATTGCTTCAGCAGGATGCTATTGCTGAAGGGAGTCAATTCAACTGGAATACTCAGGAAAAGGATTTGGTCAAATGGTGGCTGCGACAGGGAGAACAGATAGTTGATCTCCGTACTGTTGATGGTGAGCGTTTAATTATTCTGGATTCAGGACAGTGCAATGATGGTCACGGTCCTGATATATTCAGATCGCGGATTCTCCTGGACGATTTTGAGATGAGTGGTGATGTGGAAATGCACATCACAGCAGGAGACTGGTATGTTCATGGGCACCAGAATGATGAGCGCTACCATGATGTGATCCTGCATGTCATTCTGGAAGGTGATGCGGGTCCTGATATTCCAACATTGAAGGTGGACCGAAAGTATCTAGGGGCTGGCAGGTGCCTGTCAGGCCGACAAATCACTGAGGAAGAGTTAATAGGACACGCTTTTTTCAGATTCAGGGAGAAACAGACCCATCTGAAAGTACTGGCTCTGGAAGGGCAGGGGTACAGTCCACTTTTCCTGGGAATGATAGAAATTATCATGGCAGGGGGCTCTCGCTTTCAGTGGTTGCATCAAGCTGCCAGCGTTCTGGGCTTAAAACTATGGCCGGATTGTCGCACCTGGGAGGGGAGTAATCTGTCCTACCCAGCCCGCTCTTCGAAATCGTGGCTGCTGAGCAGGATAATGCTAGCCCCTCAATTATTTCTACCAGAAGATTGGCTCTCCCTGCCTCAAGATTCATGGTCCCATGTATTTGTCGAGATGCAAGGTTTTGGTCTGTCCCAAAACCAATGCCTGGAATGGCTGGTTAATATTCTGGCTCCTTTCATGGGGGATGATCGTGGCTTTGCGCTATGGCAGAGGATGAAAATATTCAGACATTATGGTCTGGAAAAGAAGATGCTTCCCCGCCTGGGGCTGTCAAAAATAACCTGTGTGGCTGAACAACAAGGGCTACTGGCATGGAAAAAGATTTATTGTAGCAAGGGGCCCTGCTCTAAATGCCCTTTGATCCAATACCATCATACTTTAACACATATCAATTAA
- a CDS encoding glycosyltransferase: MNNAGEKLQTFIFSSVHPWNDVRIYHKQAVSLAKKFSVELHAPATFSYEEENNVRIFGLPQWSSKMSRVRTFVILFWRILRSKADVFHFHDPELILLGLFAKFIKGKCVVYDVHENTRQLIRERNWIPEIFRGALFWIFSMLESASMRYFDSIILAEDSYQSFMPENSHIIHNYPLWEENGNTSKTIDVIYVGGVLKERGAIEMVKIAASLKSEYPGFLMKIVGPISGRMKETLSQLIFDNDLTENVVLSGRLDYQVAMQDIAGSKIGLAILHPIDNYIDSLPTKLFEYMRFGVPYIASDFEYWRSLFENDNAGYFIPHDNIPLAVEKIKYLLRNDTIRAEFGRRGMALAKHKYSWESEEKQLFHVYAEIAKKLD, translated from the coding sequence ATGAATAATGCTGGCGAAAAACTTCAAACCTTTATTTTTTCTTCGGTTCACCCCTGGAATGATGTACGCATATATCACAAACAAGCAGTCAGCCTGGCCAAAAAATTCAGTGTTGAATTGCATGCTCCAGCAACCTTCAGCTATGAAGAGGAAAACAATGTTCGGATCTTCGGATTGCCCCAATGGAGCTCCAAAATGTCGAGGGTTAGAACATTTGTAATATTATTCTGGAGAATCTTAAGATCCAAGGCAGATGTATTTCATTTTCATGATCCCGAACTAATCCTTCTGGGTTTATTCGCGAAATTTATTAAGGGCAAATGCGTCGTCTATGATGTCCATGAAAATACCAGGCAACTCATAAGAGAACGTAATTGGATACCAGAGATCTTCAGGGGTGCACTATTTTGGATATTTTCTATGTTGGAGAGCGCATCGATGAGATATTTCGACAGCATCATTCTTGCTGAGGATTCTTATCAATCGTTTATGCCAGAAAATTCTCATATAATTCACAATTATCCTTTGTGGGAAGAGAATGGAAATACTTCCAAAACGATTGATGTAATATATGTTGGAGGCGTTCTTAAAGAACGTGGTGCAATTGAGATGGTAAAAATAGCTGCATCATTAAAATCTGAATACCCTGGTTTTCTGATGAAAATTGTCGGCCCTATATCTGGCCGTATGAAAGAAACACTATCGCAATTGATATTTGATAATGACCTCACAGAGAACGTTGTGCTCTCAGGACGGTTAGATTATCAGGTCGCCATGCAAGATATAGCTGGATCCAAAATTGGTTTAGCAATTCTCCACCCCATTGACAATTATATTGATTCTTTGCCAACAAAACTATTTGAGTATATGCGTTTTGGGGTGCCCTATATCGCATCTGATTTTGAATATTGGCGGTCATTATTTGAAAATGATAACGCAGGGTATTTCATACCCCATGATAATATTCCCCTGGCAGTGGAGAAAATTAAATACCTTCTCAGAAATGATACCATCAGGGCAGAGTTTGGGCGTAGGGGCATGGCTTTAGCAAAGCACAAGTATTCATGGGAATCTGAGGAAAAACAATTATTTCATGTATATGCAGAGATTGCAAAGAAATTAGACTGA
- a CDS encoding sugar transferase, with protein MPRWLERMLLIGSDLISINLSFGVIFLLRFESGMYNNTIQLVWSDMQFPSALLSIFWITLFTLNGLYKIKRTISRSDELINITKYIFIGTFLIYLLTVDLDNPVTFGKSILIFYALSLLFSISFGRIVIRSIHLNLLQKGKGLAQTLIVGLNRRGLIVQNAFFPNPRSGYQPVGFIRMEGEQGLEASQLRIPILGELKDISRIINELNIDEVVLALERDHHDRTIDIIRLLQDHKVGIKTNPDMFDAISGLARTQQLHGIPLIDIMPDYMPLWERAAKRLFDIFVALLALTIFSPILLFIAIAIKLDSKGPVLFAQERVGKNGKPFKVIKFRTMIQDAEADTGPVWATEADPRVTKVGRVLRHLRLDEIPQAINILKNEMSLVGPRPERKFFVDKISELYPLYPRRHQVKPGITGWAQVKQGYDTTLEASRLKLKYDLFYLENISLRLDFKIIMYTVYVMFTGSGSR; from the coding sequence ATGCCACGCTGGCTGGAAAGAATGTTGCTCATAGGGTCTGATCTTATCAGCATCAATCTGAGTTTTGGAGTCATTTTTCTCCTCAGATTTGAATCTGGGATGTACAACAACACGATTCAACTCGTGTGGTCTGATATGCAATTCCCCTCAGCACTTCTCTCTATTTTCTGGATCACGCTCTTTACTCTGAATGGTCTTTATAAGATCAAGCGCACCATCTCTCGATCAGATGAGCTGATCAATATCACGAAGTACATATTTATTGGTACATTTTTGATCTACCTACTTACAGTTGACCTGGATAACCCAGTAACTTTTGGTAAAAGTATCCTCATATTTTATGCGCTTTCCTTGCTTTTTTCTATAAGCTTTGGCAGGATCGTGATTCGCTCAATCCACCTCAACCTGCTACAGAAGGGGAAGGGGTTGGCACAGACACTTATTGTGGGGCTCAATCGAAGAGGTCTCATCGTCCAAAATGCCTTCTTCCCCAATCCCCGCTCTGGTTACCAACCAGTAGGATTCATTCGAATGGAAGGGGAGCAGGGTCTGGAAGCTTCTCAGTTACGCATCCCTATTCTTGGTGAGTTGAAAGATATTTCCAGGATTATCAACGAACTGAACATTGATGAAGTTGTTTTGGCACTTGAGCGTGATCATCATGATAGAACCATAGACATTATTCGCCTGTTGCAAGATCACAAGGTGGGCATTAAAACGAATCCTGATATGTTTGATGCAATTTCTGGACTTGCCAGAACGCAACAGCTCCATGGGATCCCACTGATTGACATCATGCCGGATTATATGCCGTTGTGGGAACGCGCCGCAAAACGACTATTTGATATTTTTGTAGCACTTCTGGCACTCACGATCTTTTCTCCCATTCTTTTGTTCATCGCCATTGCCATTAAATTGGACTCAAAAGGTCCAGTTCTTTTTGCCCAGGAACGTGTGGGAAAAAATGGTAAACCATTTAAAGTAATTAAATTCAGAACCATGATTCAGGATGCTGAGGCCGATACAGGTCCTGTCTGGGCAACTGAAGCTGATCCTCGAGTTACAAAAGTGGGTCGGGTCCTCAGACATCTCAGGTTAGATGAGATTCCCCAGGCAATAAATATTTTGAAGAATGAAATGAGTCTTGTTGGTCCACGACCGGAACGTAAATTTTTTGTTGATAAAATTTCTGAGTTGTACCCGCTTTATCCGCGGAGACATCAGGTTAAACCAGGCATTACCGGCTGGGCTCAGGTTAAGCAGGGTTATGATACCACACTTGAGGCTTCTCGGTTAAAATTGAAATACGATCTATTTTATCTGGAGAATATTTCTTTAAGACTGGATTTCAAAATTATTATGTATACTGTCTATGTGATGTTTACGGGGTCGGGGAGCAGATGA
- a CDS encoding SLBB domain-containing protein, with protein MMRFALSAITYIFLTSITIAQSFGSNAPQNKVAESLEAPMEVEAVADGLEDLVFERVIDPNEYMLGPGDEIGLNIQTALNQTFLISITPTGDLLIPGVGVCHVSGLSLTEGMEVVKRYVLGQAYPSARVSMVLVKPRHFLLQVTGAVQQPGFATVTPTSRLSDVIEGVGQFHQLAKEFEIEITRAQGEVEIIDFHKYILFGELTSNPTFYEGDRIKVPFGQVDKSGIVVRGSIMGAGYDIISENETLGSYLRRKVVYGESADVRNITLTRMVDGKTQHLVISPKHFDETILLAQDEINILWERGVMVNGFVKVPGGFSFYPGYSVADYISLAGGNLEFGDPRRVTVTHLDGDTERGNDVIVKRGDVIYVPRNRKDILIGNSSILGVFTALSTLYLTYLATAGR; from the coding sequence ATGATGAGATTCGCGCTAAGTGCTATTACTTACATTTTCTTAACTAGTATTACCATTGCTCAGAGCTTCGGATCAAATGCACCGCAGAATAAAGTCGCAGAAAGCCTTGAAGCACCTATGGAGGTAGAGGCGGTGGCCGATGGTCTGGAGGATTTGGTATTCGAAAGGGTCATCGATCCGAATGAGTATATGCTAGGACCTGGTGATGAGATTGGCTTGAATATTCAAACTGCACTTAACCAGACTTTTCTGATATCCATAACACCTACAGGTGATTTACTTATCCCTGGGGTAGGAGTATGTCACGTTTCAGGTTTATCTCTTACAGAGGGAATGGAAGTAGTGAAACGATACGTGCTTGGACAGGCATACCCTTCAGCAAGGGTGAGTATGGTACTTGTTAAACCCAGGCACTTCTTATTACAGGTAACTGGTGCCGTACAACAACCAGGGTTTGCTACGGTTACCCCGACTTCAAGATTGTCGGATGTGATTGAAGGAGTCGGCCAATTCCACCAGCTTGCGAAGGAATTCGAGATAGAAATTACCAGGGCACAGGGTGAAGTTGAGATCATTGATTTTCATAAATATATTTTATTTGGAGAGCTCACTTCAAATCCAACATTCTATGAAGGCGATAGGATTAAGGTTCCTTTTGGTCAAGTCGACAAAAGCGGCATTGTAGTCCGAGGCTCAATTATGGGGGCTGGTTATGATATTATTTCTGAGAATGAAACTTTAGGTAGCTATCTTCGCCGGAAAGTTGTTTATGGTGAAAGCGCGGATGTAAGAAATATAACCCTTACCCGCATGGTCGATGGTAAGACTCAGCATCTGGTGATCTCACCCAAACATTTTGATGAGACCATTCTATTAGCTCAAGATGAAATAAATATTCTATGGGAACGAGGAGTGATGGTAAATGGTTTTGTTAAGGTTCCAGGAGGCTTTTCCTTTTATCCAGGATATTCTGTTGCTGACTATATAAGCCTGGCTGGAGGTAATTTGGAGTTTGGAGACCCGCGTAGAGTAACTGTAACCCATTTGGACGGTGATACTGAACGCGGAAATGACGTGATCGTCAAGAGGGGTGATGTGATATATGTTCCAAGGAACAGGAAGGACATTCTTATTGGGAACTCAAGTATCCTAGGTGTCTTTACAGCACTCTCAACCCTTTATCTTACCTACCTGGCTACAGCGGGAAGATGA
- the serS gene encoding serine--tRNA ligase — protein sequence MLDIQTIRENPELVKRGIQNKNVQIDFDAILKLDQERRDVIAEVEVLKHERNVVSREVAIRKKNGADASDLINKTREIGQRIRSLDDQQREVEAPLNELLLQVPNLPHATTPVGADASENPVVKEWGDRYQPDFKLLTHLELGESLHLFDFPRGTKIAGPGFPLYTGKGARLERALINFMLDFHIDKHGYTEVLPPVVSNTRSMTTTGQLPKFEDDMYKLPQDELYLIPTAEVPVTNIHQGEIIPEENLPIRYCAYSSCFRREAGSYGKDTRGFLRLHQFNKVELVKFTHPDTSYDELEKLRRDAEDILEALGLEYRVIELVTGDLSFAAAKCYDLELWAPGEARWLEVSSCSNFEDFQARRGAIKFKPQSGSKVQLLHTLNGSGVATPRLLVALLETYQQKDGSVLLPEILAPYMGSAGLHLS from the coding sequence ATGTTAGATATCCAAACAATTAGGGAAAATCCAGAGCTTGTCAAGCGGGGTATTCAGAATAAGAATGTCCAGATTGATTTTGATGCAATCCTGAAGTTGGATCAGGAACGTCGAGATGTGATTGCCGAGGTCGAGGTTCTTAAACATGAGCGTAATGTTGTCTCAAGAGAGGTGGCCATACGGAAAAAGAATGGGGCAGATGCCTCCGACTTGATCAACAAAACCAGAGAGATTGGTCAGCGCATAAGGAGTTTGGATGATCAACAGCGTGAAGTCGAGGCACCGTTGAATGAGCTTTTACTTCAAGTCCCGAATTTACCACATGCCACTACCCCTGTTGGAGCTGATGCCTCAGAGAATCCAGTAGTGAAGGAGTGGGGTGACAGATATCAACCCGATTTCAAATTACTCACTCATCTTGAGTTAGGAGAAAGTCTACATCTTTTTGATTTTCCGAGAGGGACCAAAATTGCCGGTCCTGGATTTCCACTATACACAGGTAAAGGTGCCAGACTGGAACGGGCTCTTATTAACTTTATGTTGGATTTCCATATTGATAAGCACGGCTATACTGAGGTGCTTCCTCCAGTAGTGAGCAATACCAGGAGTATGACCACAACAGGTCAATTGCCCAAGTTTGAAGACGATATGTACAAGCTTCCCCAAGATGAGCTATATTTGATTCCAACGGCAGAAGTACCAGTGACCAATATCCACCAGGGGGAAATAATTCCTGAAGAAAATTTGCCGATTCGCTATTGCGCGTATTCATCTTGTTTTCGTCGTGAAGCGGGATCCTACGGGAAGGACACACGTGGCTTTTTACGTCTGCACCAGTTTAACAAAGTCGAGCTGGTAAAATTCACCCATCCCGACACTTCCTACGATGAATTGGAAAAACTGAGGCGTGATGCTGAAGATATCCTTGAAGCACTGGGTCTTGAATACCGCGTCATTGAGTTGGTTACAGGAGACCTTTCATTTGCCGCAGCTAAATGCTATGATCTGGAACTGTGGGCACCTGGAGAAGCGAGGTGGCTGGAAGTATCGAGTTGCTCAAATTTTGAAGACTTTCAAGCCCGCAGAGGCGCCATAAAATTCAAACCCCAAAGTGGAAGTAAGGTGCAGCTGCTCCATACTTTGAATGGCTCAGGGGTGGCAACTCCGCGTTTGTTGGTAGCACTTTTAGAGACGTATCAACAAAAAGATGGAAGTGTTCTCCTCCCAGAGATTCTGGCACCCTACATGGGTTCAGCTGGATTACACCTAAGTTAG
- a CDS encoding glycosyltransferase family 4 protein, translating to MRILIVSQYFPPETGAAATRWGEYANILSSYGHDVTILCEIPNYPTGIIANGYSKFRTHTEESPQSGIKIIRVPVWANSRQTTLQRFGFFISFMLSAMIKALQLPSYDIVIVSSPPLFVGLVGSVIKVFKKSIVLLDIRDLWPESAEVLGELNSKIMVNIGRLMEKTIYRMSDGFLFTVPGFKKYFRRKFPQELLKFNYQLMNGISSEFIRKLESSPVMSDQDSFKVLYSGNIGLAQNLETIIEAATILKDEDITFQIVGDGARKEYLVAMTKQRELTNVEFISSIPRDQLIDYILSAAICVVPLQKSDLFLNAIPSKLIEYMGAGKPVIVSIRGEVEDIVNRSGCGLIVEPENPEQIASSIMIYYNNSEKRINDGSNGAAYVRKHFLKESLISNVLQGITVSFKR from the coding sequence ATGAGAATTCTAATCGTTTCACAATACTTTCCACCTGAGACCGGTGCTGCAGCTACCCGGTGGGGCGAGTATGCTAACATCTTGTCTTCTTATGGGCACGATGTAACAATACTTTGTGAAATCCCAAACTACCCTACTGGTATAATTGCCAATGGTTATTCTAAATTTCGTACTCATACTGAAGAATCACCCCAATCTGGCATAAAAATTATCAGGGTTCCGGTTTGGGCGAATTCACGGCAGACGACTCTGCAACGCTTTGGTTTCTTTATCAGTTTTATGCTATCAGCTATGATTAAAGCCCTACAGCTCCCGTCCTATGACATAGTCATCGTATCAAGTCCACCACTTTTTGTTGGATTGGTTGGATCTGTTATCAAAGTGTTCAAAAAGAGTATTGTGCTTCTGGATATTCGTGATCTCTGGCCAGAGTCCGCCGAAGTGTTAGGCGAACTAAACTCAAAGATTATGGTAAATATTGGGAGACTGATGGAGAAAACCATTTATCGGATGAGCGATGGTTTTCTTTTTACGGTACCAGGATTTAAAAAATATTTTCGCAGGAAATTTCCTCAGGAACTGCTCAAGTTCAACTACCAATTGATGAATGGTATAAGTTCAGAATTTATCCGGAAACTTGAATCTTCGCCTGTCATGTCCGACCAGGATAGTTTTAAAGTATTGTACAGCGGGAATATTGGACTTGCTCAAAATCTTGAAACCATCATTGAGGCTGCAACCATCCTAAAAGATGAGGATATTACCTTCCAGATAGTGGGGGATGGAGCACGCAAAGAATATTTGGTAGCAATGACGAAACAAAGAGAACTAACCAATGTTGAATTTATCTCATCGATACCCCGAGATCAACTGATCGACTACATTCTCTCCGCTGCAATCTGTGTGGTTCCTCTTCAAAAAAGCGATCTATTTCTAAACGCAATCCCGTCCAAATTGATTGAATATATGGGAGCAGGAAAACCCGTAATTGTATCAATTAGAGGTGAAGTAGAGGACATCGTAAATAGGTCGGGATGTGGTCTGATTGTAGAACCAGAAAATCCAGAACAAATTGCATCAAGCATCATGATCTACTACAACAATTCTGAAAAACGGATTAATGATGGATCCAATGGAGCAGCTTATGTCAGGAAACATTTTTTGAAGGAGAGCCTGATCTCCAATGTGCTTCAAGGCATAACGGTATCCTTCAAAAGATAA
- a CDS encoding nucleotide sugar dehydrogenase, with protein sequence MEKLLKRIEQKDFTVGIVGLGYVGLPLAVEFGKAGIRTIGIDVNQARVDQLNAGENYIQDVNDAELTALVDAGTFTATTDFSSIKHIDAICIAVPTPLSKTKDPDITYILDVNKELVKYVHKDLIIILESTTYPGTTRDLIQPALEESGLKVGTDVYLLFSPERVDPGNPVYHTTNTPKVIGGVTDNCLKLGMAVYGHVMDKLIPVSSPEAAELTKLLENTFRSINIGLANEMAIMCAKLGVNVWEVIDAAATKPFGFMKFTPGPGLGGHCIPIDPHYLSWKMRTLDYKARFIELASEINASMPEYVVDLVAEGLNGRSKSINGSKILLLGMAYKPDIDDVRESPALDVYALLEAKGARVSFHDPYVDEVKFDSRMESSIDLDMDKLGDYDCVVITTNHSEYDIKAIVENSRLIVDTRNATAGIKSDKIIRLGAS encoded by the coding sequence TTGGAAAAATTATTAAAAAGAATTGAGCAAAAGGATTTTACTGTAGGGATAGTGGGTCTGGGATATGTAGGACTCCCCCTGGCAGTTGAATTTGGCAAGGCAGGTATCCGTACCATTGGTATTGATGTGAACCAGGCCAGAGTAGATCAGCTGAATGCTGGAGAGAACTATATCCAGGATGTGAATGATGCTGAACTGACAGCTCTGGTGGATGCAGGTACCTTCACTGCCACCACAGACTTCTCAAGTATCAAACACATCGATGCCATCTGTATCGCAGTGCCAACCCCTTTAAGTAAGACCAAAGATCCTGATATCACCTATATCCTGGATGTGAACAAAGAACTGGTTAAGTATGTGCATAAAGATCTCATCATCATATTAGAGAGTACAACCTATCCCGGCACTACCCGTGATCTCATACAACCAGCCCTTGAAGAATCGGGTCTCAAGGTTGGAACAGATGTCTACCTGCTCTTTTCACCTGAACGAGTTGATCCTGGTAATCCAGTTTATCATACAACCAATACCCCCAAGGTCATTGGTGGTGTTACTGATAACTGTCTCAAGCTGGGTATGGCTGTCTATGGCCATGTCATGGATAAGCTCATCCCGGTGTCTTCCCCTGAGGCTGCTGAGCTCACCAAGCTCCTTGAGAATACTTTCCGGAGTATCAATATTGGTCTGGCCAATGAGATGGCCATCATGTGTGCAAAGCTGGGGGTGAATGTGTGGGAAGTAATCGATGCTGCTGCCACCAAACCCTTTGGATTTATGAAGTTTACTCCAGGTCCTGGCTTGGGAGGTCACTGTATCCCCATTGATCCCCACTATCTCTCCTGGAAGATGAGAACCCTTGACTACAAGGCTCGCTTTATTGAATTGGCCAGTGAGATCAATGCTTCCATGCCTGAGTATGTGGTTGATCTGGTAGCCGAAGGATTAAATGGTAGATCAAAAAGTATCAATGGGTCTAAGATCCTGCTATTGGGTATGGCTTATAAGCCTGATATTGATGATGTGAGAGAATCTCCGGCTCTGGATGTGTACGCACTTCTGGAAGCCAAAGGTGCCAGGGTCAGCTTCCATGATCCCTATGTTGATGAAGTAAAGTTTGATTCAAGGATGGAATCCAGCATCGATCTGGATATGGATAAGCTCGGTGACTATGATTGTGTGGTTATTACTACCAATCACTCCGAGTATGATATCAAGGCTATCGTAGAAAACTCGAGACTTATCGTTGATACCAGAAATGCCACTGCTGGAATCAAGAGTGATAAAATTATTCGATTGGGAGCCTCATGA
- a CDS encoding 1-acyl-sn-glycerol-3-phosphate acyltransferase codes for MLHYFLIIGIVSLWTAICIPFVILAKVVDRTGRNAHRLGQRWARGVLKISRVRVEVEGLDNIDENAQYIFISNHTSAFDIPAIYWGIKNKHGMLAKKQLKYVPFFGGAMWAAGHYFVDRKNHRAALAVMDQVAIQMSEDKSHSLVIFAEGTRSMDGQLQRFKKGAFILSLDTGIPIVPVVINGAHKAKGKKERRISSTTITLSILPPMDPGAYSTETRQQFVDDARSQFVEHYIPPQK; via the coding sequence ATGCTCCACTACTTTCTTATTATTGGAATCGTGTCCTTGTGGACCGCTATTTGTATTCCCTTTGTAATCCTGGCAAAAGTCGTTGATCGGACTGGTCGGAATGCCCACCGCCTGGGTCAGAGATGGGCCAGAGGTGTTCTGAAAATCTCCAGGGTCAGAGTTGAGGTGGAAGGCCTTGATAATATTGATGAGAACGCCCAGTACATCTTTATCAGCAACCACACTTCAGCTTTTGATATTCCCGCCATTTATTGGGGGATAAAAAACAAACATGGTATGCTGGCAAAGAAACAACTGAAATATGTCCCTTTTTTTGGTGGGGCCATGTGGGCCGCCGGTCATTATTTTGTAGACAGGAAAAATCATCGGGCAGCCCTGGCGGTGATGGATCAAGTTGCCATTCAGATGTCTGAAGATAAAAGTCACTCCTTAGTGATTTTTGCAGAAGGTACACGCAGCATGGATGGCCAGCTTCAACGATTTAAAAAGGGTGCCTTCATCCTTTCCCTGGATACAGGCATCCCCATTGTTCCAGTAGTGATTAACGGGGCACATAAAGCCAAGGGCAAAAAAGAACGTCGCATATCTTCCACAACCATCACACTGTCTATTCTACCTCCCATGGACCCAGGTGCATACAGCACTGAAACCAGACAACAATTTGTTGATGATGCAAGATCGCAATTTGTAGAGCACTACATCCCTCCTCAAAAATAG